From a region of the Rhipicephalus microplus isolate Deutch F79 chromosome X, USDA_Rmic, whole genome shotgun sequence genome:
- the LOC119176641 gene encoding uncharacterized protein LOC119176641, with product MSKRRTDSHCFAPGCRSGYPGAPKASLFAAPREDDLRRKWERNLRRDDKPLTETSAVCEHHFEPRYILREYVHVINGCEVRTPRGKPSLVPDAVPTLLPGCPAYLSVAAPKQRPERRKAAKPPEGASRKRRRPDAPDEVCDGGEMEGMDFNAATSARLSIEAIRTLEVPANYWCRIEAVGHCDLIFVTTVISKRTKLDIFHEKAVCFMSTEGKIVAEVFYQGVLCQEKPVQSLAEATSVLEEARESPVCKGAMCKQEFKPLSSRLTAHHRAEANTAGRSVISVRCFGKVSSEGSSCAECKSLRKALLTRKSYINCRVHLPVKKTLSSRLLSF from the exons ATGTCGAAGCGGAGGACGGATTCACACTGTTTTGCTCCGGGTTGCCGAAGCGGCTACCCGGGCGCCCCGAAGGCATCGTTGTTTGCAGCTCCTAGAGAAGACGATCTCCGCAGAAAGTGGGAGCGTAACCTCCGGAGGGATGACAAGCCTCTGACCGAAACATCAGCGGTGTGCGAACATCACTTCGAGCCAAGATATATTCTGCGCGAATATGTGCACGTGATAAATGGCTGTGAAGTGCGCACTCCCCGAGGAAAACCGTCATTGGTGCCTGATGCCGTGCCAACGCTTTTGCCAGGTTGTCCAGCGTACCTTTCCGTCGCTGCGCCCAAGCAAAGACCCGAGAGAAGGAAAGCAGCCAAACCTCCTGAAGGCGCAAGCAGAAAACGGCGCAGGCCTGATGCACCTGACGAAGTGTGCGACGGCGGTGAAATGGAAGGCATGGACTTTAATGCTGCCACTAGTGCGCGACTTTCAATTGAAGCTATTCGCACACTTGAAGTTCCTGCAAACTACTGGTGTCGTATAGAAGCAGTTGGCCACTGCGATCTAATATTTGTGACGACAGTGATAAGCAAGCGTACAAAACTGGATATTTTTCATGAAAAAGCTGTGTGCTTTATGTCCACAGAAGGAAAAATTGTAGCCGAAGTCTTCTATCAAGGTGTTTTGTGTCAAGAGAAACCCGTGCAATCCCTTGCTGAGGCCACATCCGTATTGGAAGAAGCTCGAGAAAGCCCTGTCTGCAAGGGAGCAATGTGTAAACAAGAATTCAAGCCGCTTTCCTCTCGGCTGACCGCACATCATCGAGCTGAAGCAAACACTGCTGGACGATCCGTGATCAGCGTACGCTGCTTCGGAAAAGTTTCTTCTGAAG GCTCAAGTTGTGCAGAATGCAAGTCCCTTAGGAAAGCGTTACTGACAAGAAAGTCGTACATTAACTGTCGTGTACACCTGCCTGTAAAGAAAACCCTTTCTTCACGACTTTTGTCGTTTTGA